The sequence below is a genomic window from Bacillota bacterium.
GGCTTCTATCAAAAGCCCGTCCGCGCCTGCGACTACAGCGGCCTTCGCCATGGGGGGCACCAAGTCCCGCCTGCCCGTCCCGTGGCTTGGATCGACGATCACGGGAAGATGGCTCAGCTGTTTGACAAGGGCCACGGCAGAGAGGTCCAGCGTGTTGCGGGTGTATAGCTCGAAGGTCCGGATGCCGCGCTCGCACAGGATCACGTTGGGGTTTCCCTCAACCATGATGTATTCGGCGGCCATCAACCACTCCTCGATGGTTGCCGAGAGCCCGCGCTTCAGGACCACCGGCTTGCCGAGCCTACCGAGCGCCTTGAGCAATTTGAAGTTTTGCATATTCCTGGTGCCTACCTGCATTATATCTGTGTAGCTGCTTACCAGTTCAACATCTTGCGCGTCGAGCACCTCGGTGACGATTTTAAGCCCGGTCTCCTTCTTCGCCTCAGCTAGCAGCCTGAGCCCCTCCTCCTCAAGGCCCTGGAATGAGTATGGCGAGGTCCTTGGCTTGTATGCTCCGCCCCTCAGTATCTTGCACCCTATGGATTTGATAGCGCAGGCGGTTTCCAGGAGCTGCTCCCGGCTCTCCACGGCGCATGGGCCCGCAATTACCGCGATCTCCGGCCCGCCGATCTCGACCCCGTCAACGTTGATGATGGTGTTTTCAGGCTTCGCCTCCCGGCTTGCAAGCTTAAAGGGGCGCAGGATCGGGATCGCCCTCTCCACCCCGGGCATCAGCTCTATAAATTTCAGGTTCAGGTGACGCTTATCGCCTATAGCCCCGATCACGCGCTTATCCGTGCCGTGGATCACCTGGGTGCGAAAACCGAGCTCATGTAGCTTGTCTTCAACCTCTTTGATCTGCTCCTCAGTTGCACCTGATTTCATGACAACTATCATCGCCTAACAACCCCCTTTGAGAGTCGGAAAAAAACAAAAACCTTCTCGCCTCAAGGACGAGAAGGTAATCTCGCGGTACCACCTTGATTGGCTGCACCAGCCTGCATCTCTGCTATCGCTCATTCGTCGTTCGAAGTACGGGGCAGATTCCCATCTACCCGATACCTGCTCCCCCGTAACGGCGGGAGATCCGTCCTGACCTACTTGCCCGGCCTGCCTTTACGAACGCGCACCGGCCAGGCGTTCAGCTGGAAGCTCGAGGGCGAACTTCAATCGCGTTCCCGTCATCGTGCTCGCACCTTGCCACGACTCTCTTCGACGGGCCCCGCGACCTACTTTTCCCCGTCACAGCCTTTCCCGACTCTACTTGCTTTTCACGGATCTACTCCTGTAGAACATTCCTGTATTTATGATGCCAATTTTGTTTAACATAACTTTAGCATATATC
It includes:
- the aroF gene encoding 3-deoxy-7-phosphoheptulonate synthase, producing MIVVMKSGATEEQIKEVEDKLHELGFRTQVIHGTDKRVIGAIGDKRHLNLKFIELMPGVERAIPILRPFKLASREAKPENTIINVDGVEIGGPEIAVIAGPCAVESREQLLETACAIKSIGCKILRGGAYKPRTSPYSFQGLEEEGLRLLAEAKKETGLKIVTEVLDAQDVELVSSYTDIMQVGTRNMQNFKLLKALGRLGKPVVLKRGLSATIEEWLMAAEYIMVEGNPNVILCERGIRTFELYTRNTLDLSAVALVKQLSHLPVIVDPSHGTGRRDLVPPMAKAAVVAGADGLLIEAHIHPDEALSDGAQSLDMEGLERVLSELEDVARVAGRAFIRTPAGMLNHPAPSS